CAACTGAAAACCTTAAAACTGAAACTtaaagaaaaaataaaagaaaaagaaaaagaaaccggCCAGGCAAGCTCAATGAGCGAGCAGCCCAGCTCACGCGCGTCCCTCAAAAAGAAAAGGTCATAAATGGCGCCCCGCGAAATGTTCCGTTATAATACTAGCGCAATCTTTCGATTTCAAACGCTGTTCCTCACTCTCGCTTCCCCCAAATAACCTCCCACAGTCGTCTGCTCCAGCCCACAGAAGAAAGCTAGGGTTTCCCGGTCGGAATCTCCGCGAGAATGCCGGCCAGCGCCGCCGCGGGGGTCGCCGCGGAGGGCGAGGAGAAGCCGGCGGGCAGGGAGCTGCTGTACTGCGGCACGACGCGCTTCGACATCATGGGCCGGACGGTGAAGGGCGTCATGCGGGGCAGCAGAGGCAACCTGGTGTCCCCGGCGCGGCTGCGCCCTCTCGTGGGCGTGGACATCCGCTTCGTCGCCTCCGGTTGCGGTGAGCTCCCCCCGCCGCGCGCCGGCGTCCTCGGATGGTGGTGGTGTTACGCCCTGCTTTATTTCTTCATTTAATATCCTAGGCCCAGTTTGTGCGTGCAAATGCTTGAATATCCTGGAATATTTGTAATTTCCTACTAGGTGATTTTGCTAATGGGTTCCTGTACTGTGCCCAGCGGCTTGCCACTGCGTTGCGTTGGGCGCTGACGGCCGTTGCTTCACATGGGGTCGAAATGAGGTATTAGCACCAGTCAGTCTCAGTCGATGGATCTTTTTTTGGGGATGGATTTCTTACTCAACGCTATTCTTTCGAGCAGAAGGGGCAGCTGGGGCATGGCGACACGCTCCTGCGTAATCTGCCCGCCGTTGTTTCTCAACTTTCAAAGTAAGAAAATCGACCGCACCGCTGAACCTATTTCCTGCATCTTTACTGTTTAAACAGGAAGCGTGTACTGCATTGCTGAATTCGTCAATAACTCAATATATACCATCCACTCCAGTGGAAATGAATAATCCAAGAGTGTTGTGTCTTGTCTCGACGCATTTCTGAATGCTAATTAGCACTTGTCAATTCTGCTGCAGATACAACATAACTTCAgcaagtgttggaagaaatcatacggTGGTCGTGACTGACGATGGAAAGTCCTTTGCATTTGGTGACAACAAACATGGGCAATTAGGGACAGGTTCACTAAGGAAAGGTTTGGTATCCTTCACTTTTCGTTTTTTTATGACTGATATGACATAAGTATTATTGCATCAAATACAATTGTTTTGTGGAAAATCATTCTGAGCTTGGACAAATTGTGGCTATATTTGCTTGACTAGCCAATTAGTACTATACTCTACATCTCGTGTATGTATGTTGTTACTCCAACCTATTCTTAGAATCTACTTCAACTTATTTTCCAGTTTGGTTCTTACACTGCTGTTATTTGTTGTCCCTGACTCCCTAATTTGCTGCAGAAACTGTGGTGTCGCCAGTCCCCTGTCTTGTGACTGAAGCAACTAATGCGGTCTGTGGTGCTGACTTTACTGTCTGGCTGTCATCAGTTGAGGGATCTTCAATACTGTATGGCTTTACTGATTCTTAAAAATTAGCAACCTATTTTGTGTTTCATAACAAGAATGATCATCTTTTCATGATAACCTTTTCTCGATCAGTATCTGCTTTAGCTGTAGTTAGTAGTTTTTTTCCCTTGTCAATTTTTGAAGCAACATTTTATTCTTCTGTTCTATTCAGCACAGCAGGCCTTCCCCAGTATGGCCAACTTGGTCATGGAAGCAACAATGAGGTTGATTGCTACTCTGTAACACAGCACACCTACCGTATTTGCTATCAAAAATGTTTGTGACTTGATTTATGTTATTACAGTATAATACCAAAGTTTCATCGGTAAAGCTATCATATGATCCTCAGCCCCGCCCCAGGGCAGTAGCTACATTATCTGGCAAAACTGTTGTCAAAGTTGCATGTGGAACAAATCATACAGGTTTTTGTCCtttcttcctttttcttggttaatGTGTTTCTTCAACCTTCATGATTAACACTGATCTTAATACCTTTGCTATACTTGGATGTTGCAGTTGCAGTTGATTCAAGTGGCTTTGTTTACACGTATGTTCCTTCTCTGCCATTTGCTTGACAATGTTAAATCCAGATTGTTGTGACTTACTGGTGTCTCTCTATAGTCCTTTTCTGTATACATAAATATAATTGCTTTAAGTCCCATATATATATTTCTATTCTCTCATATAGTTCCTTTATTTACCAGATGGGGTTTTGGTGGATATGGAAGGTAACTTATTCCTTTCATGCATGTCACCATAATCATGATGTGTCCTACATTGTTCATCTGTCCACTTTCTTAATATGTAGGTTGGGCCACGATGAACAGAAGGATGAATGGCAGCCTCGCCTTGTTCAAATATTTCAAAAGAACAATATCCTGGGTCCCAACGACATTATCTCAGCTGGTTCTGCAAGTTCGGCGTGCACTGCCGGTGGTACGATTCACGTGTTACTTTGTCATGCACCCTGGGATAAAATTACTAGAGGAGTTTATTGCTTGGGCTATATCACGAAATACACTAGAAAAACCCAGCTATGAGAATATAGTTTGGCGAGGATCATACATGGATCAAGTAGCTATTGTACGGAATTTACCTTGTACCTTGAGCTGATACTTAGTTATGTTTGTGTTGCTTGTCTTGCTAAGATTATTACACAATTCAAAATTCAAGTGAAATGGCATTGAACTATCGAGTTAGTAATGGATCTTTAGCCTGTTGCACACCAACCATCAAGCCTGGCAAACATAACTGTAGTTTCATATTTTGGCATTTATCTATGTTTGCGTAAATATGCCTGTAAAACCATATCATTCAGCTAACATAGCTGAAAGCTGTTGAATGTTATTGTGTTTTAAGTTTATGCTCCTGTGTGGGTAATTGTTTGAAAATCTGACCTGAAAACTTGGGTACTTTGATAATATTGCTCTTGaattacaacaacaacaaagcctttattcccaaacaagttggggtaggctagaggtgaaacccatAAGTTCTCGTAACCAACTCATGGTTCTGGCACATGGATAGCAAGCTTCCACGCGGCTCTGTCCATGGCTAGTTCTTTGGTGATACTCCAGTCCTTTAGGTCTCTCTttacggactcctcccatgtcaagtttggtctatCCTGTCCTCTCTTGACATTATCAGCATGCTTTAGCCGTCCACTATGCACTGGAGGCCTGCGTTGAATATGCCCAAACCATCTTAGACGATGTTGGACAAGCTTCTCTGCAATtggtgctaccccaactctatCTCGTATATCATCATTCCGGACTCGGTCCATCCTCGTGTGCCCACACATCCATCTCAACATGTGCATCTCCGCCACACCTAACTGTTGAACATGCCGCCTTTTAGTCGGCCAATACTCAGTGCCATACAACATTGCGGGTCGAACCGCCGTCCTATAGAActtgccttttagcttttgtggcactctcttatCACAAAGAATGCCAGAAGCTTGGCGTCACTTCATCCATCCGGCTTTGATCCGGTGGTTCACGTCTTCATTAGTATCCCCATCCTTGTGCAGGATTGACCCCAAGTATCGAAAGGTATCCTTCtgtaacctcctcctcctcgtgcctagtagtACTAAAACCGCACATCATGTACTtagttttagttctactaagtCTAAAACCTTTCGATTCCAAGGTTTGTCTCCATAGTTCTAACTTCCTATCGATTAGGACCACATCATCtgcaaagagcatacaccatgggatatctccttgtatatcccttgtgacctcatccatcaccaaatcaaatAGATAAGGGCTCAAAGCTAACCCCTGGTGTAGTCCTATTTTAATCGGGAAGTCATCGGTATCGCCATCTCTTATTCGAACACTTGTCACACCATTATCGTACATGtccttgatgagggtaatgtactttgtTGGGATtttgtgtttctccaaggcccaccacatgacgtGTCGCGGTATCTTATCGCAGGCCTTCTCCATGTCAATGAACACCATATGcaggtccttcttttgctccttgtatctctccatgagttgtcgtaccaagaagatggcttccatggtcgacctcccaggcatgaaaccaaaCTGATTTTTGGTCACGCTTGTCAATCGTCTTAAATggtgctcaatgactctctcccatAGCTTCATTGTATGGCTCATAAGCTTAATTCCACGGTAGTTAGTACAACTCTGAACATCCCCtttgttcttgaagattggtactaaTATACAGCGTCTCCATTCTTCTGGCATCTTGTTTGCCCGAAAAATGGAGTTGAAGagcttagttagccatactatcgcTATGTCTCCAACGCCTCTCCACACCTCAATGGGGATACATTCAGGGCCCATTGCCTTGCCTCCCTTCATCATTCTCAACGCCTCCTTGACCTCAGACTCCTGGATTCGccgcacaaaacgagctctcagtCTTCCCATTGAATAACCCGTTGAAGTACTCCCGCCATCTATGCTTAATCCCCTTGTCCTTCACCAGGAGCTGGTCAGCTCTGTCCTTGAAGCATTTGACTTGGTCAACATCCCTCGTCTACCTCTCTCGGATCTTGGCCATCCTATAGATGTCCTTTTCGCCTTCCTTTGTGCCTAACCACTGGTAGAGGTCCTCATACGCCTGACCCCTGGCTTCACTCACAGCTCGCTTTGCGGCCTTCTTTGCCATCTTGTACTTCTTCATGTTGTCTGCACTCCTATCCAGGTACAGGCGTCTGAAACAATCTTTCTTCTCCTTAATAGCCTTCTAGACATCAGTGTTCCACCACCAGGTATCCCTAACTTCGCTCCTCTGAGGCCACCTTACGAATACAGGTCCCCATCTTCATCCACATATTGTCCGCATCACCTCCTTCCTCCCAAGGGCCCTCcttaatgaccctctccttgaacgTCGGAGCTACCTCCCCCTTGAGCTTCCACCACTTCGTTCTAGCGACTTTCTCATGCTTATCCCGCTGGACACGAAGTCGAAAGCGGAAGTCAGCCACCACAAGCTTATGCTGATGGACAACACTCTCTGCGGGTATCACCTTACAATCTAGGCACGCACTCTTGTCTTCTCTCCTTGAGAGGATGAAGTCAATCTGGCTACTGTGGTGGCCACTACTAAAAGTCACTAGATGTGATATCTCTTTTTAAAGAGGGTGTTAGCTACGATCATGTCGTACGCTAAAGCAAAGCTTATGACATCTTCCCCttcttgattcctgatgccatagAAAAAGCTCCCATGCGCCCCTTCAAACCCTATGTTAGATGTACCCACGTGGCCATTAAGGTCTCCTCCTATGAAGAGCTTTTCGCCACTGGGTACACCCCTAAC
This Lolium perenne isolate Kyuss_39 chromosome 1, Kyuss_2.0, whole genome shotgun sequence DNA region includes the following protein-coding sequences:
- the LOC127345198 gene encoding uncharacterized protein isoform X1 gives rise to the protein MPASAAAGVAAEGEEKPAGRELLYCGTTRFDIMGRTVKGVMRGSRGNLVSPARLRPLVGVDIRFVASGCAACHCVALGADGRCFTWGRNEKGQLGHGDTLLRNLPAVVSQLSKYNITSASVGRNHTVVVTDDGKSFAFGDNKHGQLGTGSLRKETVVSPVPCLVTEATNAVCGADFTVWLSSVEGSSILTAGLPQYGQLGHGSNNEYNTKVSSVKLSYDPQPRPRAVATLSGKTVVKVACGTNHTVAVDSSGFVYTWGFGGYGRLGHDEQKDEWQPRLVQIFQKNNILGPNDIISAGSASSACTAGGRGQLYMWGKLKNSGDEWMYPKPVTDLSGWNIRCMASGSMHHTVGADDSCISWGHSEYGELGYGPTQKSSVNPKKVDILEGMHVTSVGCGVGMSLIVVDRANVGDKIDQLDTFDGDSDALFQENLYFPSRRYSKEEQVTNTSQQYATHETASETPDKATKKATPAANSRSNKRKSTVDHPKPEDGTDGSGEETKEVQRSHGTSTRRGRDRGAKTAATPEPMPSGRGRGRGRPKKGTGSPDPALLESGSSGRGRKKSGKRGRPRK
- the LOC127345198 gene encoding uncharacterized protein isoform X2, which produces MPASAAAGVAAEGEEKPAGRELLYCGTTRFDIMGRTVKGVMRGSRGNLVSPARLRPLVGVDIRFVASGCAACHCVALGADGRCFTWGRNEKGQLGHGDTLLRNLPAVVSQLSKYNITSASVGRNHTVVVTDDGKSFAFGDNKHGQLGTGSLRKETVVSPVPCLVTEATNAVCGADFTVWLSSVEGSSILTAGLPQYGQLGHGSNNEYNTKVSSVKLSYDPQPRPRAVATLSGKTVVKVACGTNHTVAVDSSGFVYTWGFGGYGRLGHDEQKDEWQPRLVQIFQKNNILGPNDIISAGSASSACTAGGRGQLYMWGKLKNSGDEWMYPKPVTDLSGWNIRCMASGSMHHTVGADDSCISWGHSEYGELGYGPTQKSSVNPKKVDILEGMHVTSVGCGVGMSLIVVDRANVGDKIDQLDTFDGDSDALFQENLYFPSRRYSKEEQVTNTSQQYATHETAETPDKATKKATPAANSRSNKRKSTVDHPKPEDGTDGSGEETKEVQRSHGTSTRRGRDRGAKTAATPEPMPSGRGRGRGRPKKGTGSPDPALLESGSSGRGRKKSGKRGRPRK